In the genome of Plasmodium yoelii strain 17X genome assembly, chromosome: 14, one region contains:
- a CDS encoding translation initiation factor IF-2 — MFFLNRQLFYKGKYIPVGRRVFREKLVTGRKQKSPIILLPPYISIHELRLMLNINYEICFKVANVYKCGNKYRWKDSNDRVFQTVNKRNVIIPYNVAAFVSKVFKFKPKLIEPELFCEEENRSNISLEDIYQKTYKIERDYNENQSKTKGESNIFNNNNLINDNDTFSIPVDEINKYTESNESKKKRNNYYTVVSVIGHINHGKTTLLDKVTNNNLANYEAGCITQNIKPIHFELEPYKFTFLDTPGHKVFQILRGRAAFLSDILIILISLEVGAEIQTEEAIKYADKFSIPVIFALNKADIYKENESVVKAELKNQCNKMFDEGTLKHNYSNEIDNSITISSLTGYNLPRLINRIYFIKQNINLPYHSANVFYNNQNGIKKNAQLRDITSANNNETDSFYNIHDETKGKQKREYCLSLLKKYIRKSDCLLALDKTPFGMGVVVDITKDSSKGTILHVIVRNGFFIEGSYFICGSAYGKILKMYKFNSNFKEYCTYATVGMAIQISGIKKKHGSATTDDLIFTLPQNDAFRLCQYRLMVEKLSTLQVSGDEIEVSWENDMKKNEFYAEDIYENRLEMSEKRKAIEEFGIESENNIFNQVTMKDFHKSNTQIEKEENNFVEIHLEEENKYEQIKNDKNNYIKNVLLQNDDDQSILIPEQKKVIFFDNQANNDNLLNGLADSKKVTDHKENQLLHSNYPHSDQINQIYNGFNKNSNSNIQNCPQMDICIEDGPSSMINQKMNGINNNTQNNSDSKENVFLNDTMQEKNEPMKNSKNIKENNNIQHNKMENMLENDAIDGEKEFTKIGRKNKYYKNKNTINNISFNKEKLENITKEEYNEGSNKLNKPWYYEESEDTWSKKVLKRNEELMEIWRNKTRQRELEKERQQFYEKQMILKNEITKRNVLGEKQLTEEEINNYLYNDHNKEVDSNSSKQEEIKLPPKNIPVIPIIIRTNYVGMFDIFLDEFENIQNKYNVKISVVHGGIGPVTPNDVVHAEVETNYGYCCIYAFHVKVLPDSVKQAVLSNIVIKQFDVFTDVIDDIVKRIKNIKALMAHNMYVRSLKNERTQEGL; from the coding sequence TAAATAAAAGGAATGTAATTATACCTTATAATGTAGCTGCATTTGTAAGTAaagtatttaaatttaaaccAAAGCTTATTGAACCAGAATTATTTTGTGAAGAAGAAAATAGATCCAATATTTCGTTGGAAGACATATAtcaaaaaacatataaaattgaAAGAGATTACAATGAAAATCAAAGTAAAACTAAAGGtgaatcaaatatatttaataataacaatttgATCAATGATAATGATACGTTCTCTATTCCCGTCGatgaaataaacaaatataccGAATCAAAcgaatcaaaaaaaaaacgaaataaCTATTACACAGTTGTTTCCGTAATAGGACATATAAATCATGGAAAAACAACACTTTTAGATAAAGTTACCAACAATAATTTAGCAAATTATGAAGCTGGTTGTATTACACAAAATATTAAACCCATACACTTTGAATTGGAACCTTACAAATTCACATTTTTAGATACACCAGGTCATAAAgtttttcaaattttaagAGGACGCGCTGCTTTTCTTTCcgatatattaataatattgattTCGTTAGAAGTTGGGGCAGAAATTCAAACTGAAGAAGCAATTAAATATGCAGATAAATTTAGCATACCTGTTATTTTTGCTTTGAACAAAGCTGATatttataaagaaaatgaatcagTAGTAAAAGCCGAGTTAAAAAATCAatgtaataaaatgtttGATGAAGGAACTTTAAAACACAATTATTCAAACGAAATAGATAATTCTATAACCATATCATCTTTAACTGGATATAATTTACCCCGATTAATAaatagaatatattttataaaacaaaatattaatttgcCATACCACAGTGCCAATGTTTTTTACAATAATCAAAATggaatcaaaaaaaatgcacAATTAAGAGATATAACTAGTgctaataataatgaaactGATAGTTTTTACAACATACATGATGAAACTAAAGGAAAACAAAAAAGAGAATATTGCTTGAGCttgctaaaaaaatatattcgaaAATCCGATTGCTTATTAGCTTTAGACAAAACTCCATTTGGTATGGGAGTTGTTGTAGATATAACTAAAGACTCAAGTAAAGGGACTATACTTCATGTCATTGTAAGAAATGGATTTTTTATTGAAGGaagttattttatatgtgGTTCAGCTTACGGAAAAATtctaaaaatgtataaatttaatagtAATTTTAAAGAATATTGTACATATGCAACAGTTGGTATGGCTATCCAAATATCAggaatcaaaaaaaaacatggtAGTGCAACAACAGATGATTTAATATTTACCTTACCACAAAATGACGCATTTCGTTTATGCCAATACAGACTGATGGTTGAAAAATTATCTACTTTACAAGTTAGTGGAGATGAAATTGAAGTTTCATGGGAAAAtgatatgaaaaaaaatgaattttatgcAGAAGATATTTATGAAAACAGACTTGAAATGtcagaaaaaagaaaagctATTGAAGAATTTGGAATAGAAAGtgaaaacaatatttttaatcaAGTAACAATGAAAGATTTTCATAAAAGTAATACACAAattgaaaaagaagaaaataattttgtagaAATACATTTAGAAgaggaaaataaatatgaacaaatcaaaaatgataaaaacaaTTACATTAAAAACGTACTTTTACAAAATGATGATGATCAAAGCATTTTGATACctgaacaaaaaaaagttatattttttgataatcaagcaaataatgataatttattaaatggCTTAGCTGATTCCAAAAAAGTTACAGATCATAAAGAGAACCAATTACTCCATTCAAATTATCCTCACTCTGACCAAATtaatcaaatatataatggatttaataaaaattctaattcaaatatacaaaattgtCCACAAATGGACATTTGTATCGAAGATGGTCCAAGTTCTAtgataaatcaaaaaatgaatggaataaataataatacacaaAATAATAGTGACTCCAAGGAAAACGTGTTCCTCAATGATACTATGCAGGAAAAGAATGAGCCAAtgaaaaatagtaaaaatattaaagaaaataataatatacaacATAACAAAATGGAAAACATGCTTGAAAACGATGCTATAGATGGAGAAAAAGAATTCACTAAAATAGgtagaaaaaacaaatattataaaaacaaaaatactataaataatatatctttcaataaagaaaaattggAAAACATAACCAAAGAAGAATATAACGAAGGATCgaacaaattaaataaaccTTGGTATTATGAAGAAAGTGAAGATACATGGTCTAAAAAAGTTCTAAAACGAAATGAAGAACTTATGGAAATTTGGAGAAACAAAACCAGACAAAGAGAACTAGAAAAGGAAAGACAACAGTTTTATGAAAAACAAATGATAttgaaaaatgaaattacAAAAAGAAATGTTTTAGGTGAAAAACAATTAACTGAAGAAGAAATTAACAATTATCTTTATAATGACCACAATAAAGAAGTTGATTCAAATTCATCAAAACAAGAAGAAATCAAGCTACCCCCAAAAAATATTCCTGTTATACCTATTATTATAAGAACTAACTATGTTGGAAtgtttgatatttttttagatgAATTTGAAAACATtcaaaacaaatataatgtaaaaatatcGGTTGTTCATGGAGGAATAGGGCCTGTTACCCCAAATGATGTTGTACATGCTGAAGTAGAAACTAATTATGGGTATTGTTGTATTTACGCATTTCATGTTAAAGTATTACCTGATTCAGTAAAGCAAGCTGTCCTTTCCAATATTGTAATAAAACAGTTTGATGTATTTACTGATGTCATCGATGATATAGttaaaagaattaaaaatataaaagcttTAAT